Proteins co-encoded in one Fusarium fujikuroi IMI 58289 draft genome, chromosome FFUJ_chr06 genomic window:
- a CDS encoding related to trichodiene oxygenase cytochrome P450, with product MASGEIVKGDLDADGRVILYIIKADATSYINYIKPIILAEELKTPYVHSIIDTKDEWFYKIHPERYVPSLKDSDPETGQDVIVFEGTACLQYLADRSDNYGEWTGRTAAEKGAVLSWTAYQTAGLGATAKYWLYFLKGYPNRQEPVQLPRTIEKLHQNTTKQWDILNKRLSEPGQRYIALKDRPTLADLSYLPFAMPWMFNLFGLDIKDWPAAFLSRLHQVRDVGAGKPFPSNRYWFPSGQGDAAKFLHGKENSVKWESEYGPIYRIWSGPNPEVVLTRPEDVQQVFKDSDKHIKAVNNNSGYLLGQLLGKCVGLVSQNEWKRVREVSEVAFIRSAVPKYLEIIQKRTVRHFKTLEAGDNLSNEIIDPAADLKMLPFWIIADVLYGRLSREMENTLAKLAPLREGIFRKIIEGGLSRFKWSRLFPTDTNKSLELFKEQWIEFNRAAFDRAIHIGSRPPIVDLYNAVTSGAMTQEHLLHTLDETLFANLDVTLGAISWNLVFLAAYPEHQRRILDEAQERRQSPKGGDFNSYFTDSTTYLSACILESSRLRPLAAFSVPQAIPTDRVIDGFLFPAGTNFIVDAYALNQRNQFWGKDSLEYRPERHLSLSPVKSRYNFWRFGFGPRQCMGKYVADMMLRAILIYLLQGYELQFTDDQAEEWKRDPETWINHPEMKLKCIPRQKS from the exons ATGGCGAGTGGCGAAATAGTCAAAGGAGACCTCGATGCCGATGGCAGGGTGATCTTGTACATTATCAAAG CTGACGCCACATCGTATATCAACTACATCAAACCGATTATCCTAGCCGAAGAGCTAAAAACTCCCTACGTCCATTCCATTATCGATACCAAGGACGAATGGTTCTACAAAATCCATCCAGAGCGCTATGTCCCGTCTCTTAAGGACAGCGATCCGGAAACTGGACAGGATGTGATTGTTTTTGAAGGCACTGCCTGTCTCCAATATCTCGCGGACCGATCTGATAATTATGGAGAGTGGACAGGAAGAACAGCAGCCGAGAAGGGAGCTGTGCTTTCATGGACGGCCTATCAGACCGCTGGACTTGG GGCTACGGCAAAGTATTGGCTCTACTTCTTGAAAGGGTACCCTAATAGACAAGAGCCAGTTCAGCTTCCAAGGACAATCGAGAA ACTGCACCAGAATACAACTAAGCAATGGGATATCCTCAATAAACGCCTTTCAGAACCGGGCCAGAGATACATCGCTTTGAAGGACCGTCCCACGTTAGCAGACTTGTCGTATCTTCCCTTTGCCATGCCTTGGATGTTTAATCTCTTCGGTTTAGACATAAAAGATTGGCCAGCT GCCTTCTTATCCAGACTTCATCAAGTCCGCGACGTTGGTGCCGGGAAACCCTTTCCCTCAAACAGATACTGGTTCCCCAGTGGTCAAGGGGACGCAGCCAAGTTTCTACACGGCAAAGAAAACAGTGTTAAATGGGAGTCAGAGTATGGGCCCATTTACCGTATATGGTCTGGTCCTAATCCTGAAGT TGTTCTCACAAGACCTGAAGACGTCCAGCAGGTTTTCAAGGATTCAGACAAACACATCAAAGCGGTCAATAATAACTCTGGGTATTTACTGGGGCAACTACTTGGAAAGTGTGTTGGCCTCGTGAGCCAGAATGAATGGAAACGGGTCAGAGAGGTCTCAGAAGTTGCATTCATACGAAGCGCGGTACCAAAATACTTGGAGATTATACAGAAACGAACCGTGCGTCACTTTAAGACCCTTGAAGCCGGAGACAACCTATCCAATGAAATCATCGATCCAGCAGCAGACTTGAAGATGCTCCCTTTTTGGATCATTGCCGATGTGCTTTATGGACGCTTATCAAGGGAAATGGAAAACACTCTTGCTAAACTTGCACCTCTGCGCGAAGGGATATTTCGCAAGATCATAGAAGGCGGTCTGTCGAGATTCAAATGGTCACGACTTTTCCCGACCGATACCAACAAGTCTCTCGAGTTATTCAAAGAGCAGTGGATTGAGTTTAATCGGGCCGCCTTTGATCGAGCTATCCACATTGGATCTCGACCCCCGATCGTGGACCTCTATAATGCTGTGACTTCAGGTGCAATGACCCAGGAGCATCTTTTGCACACTCTCGATGAGACTCTTTTTGCCAACCTAGATGTTACTTTGGGGGCTATTTCTTGGAACCTCGTGTTTTTAGCCGCCTACCCTGAGCACCAACGGCGTATACTTGATGAAGCACAAGAACGGAGACAAAGCCCTAAGGGAGGAGATTTCAACAGCTACTTCACTGACTCAACCACCTACCTATCGGCATGCATACTAGAATCATCCCGGCTACGGCCCCTCGCAGCCTTTTCTGTTCCGCAGGCAATTCCAACAGACCGTGTAATTGATGGTTTCCTCTTCCCCGCTGGCACCAACTTCATTGTCGACGCATATGCTCTGAATCAGCGGAACCAGTTCTGGGGAAAGGATAGTCTTGAATATCGCCCAGAGCGTCATCTATCTCTAAGCCCAGTTAAATCCAGGTATAACTTTTGGAGGTTTGGCTTTGGGCCGCGACAGTGCATGGGAAAGTACGTGGCAGatatgatgttgagagcaaTTCTCATTTATTTGCTACAGGGCTATGAGTTGCAATTTACTGATGACCAAGCTGAAGAATGGAAGAGGGATCCCGAAACTTGGATAAATCACCCAGAAATGAAGTTAAAATGTATACCCAGACAAAAGAGTTAG
- a CDS encoding related to thioredoxin reductase: MSTANTTFDALVIGGGPAGLSVATGLVRQVYKVAVFDSGVYRNAASNHMHNFAAWDHKSPAEFRSKARQDLLDRYADLFQFVDKQVDVARKTDSGFELVDADGTTWTGKKLFLATGWKDLFPDIPGYSECWARGIFHCLFCHGYEDRGKPSAGVLGMNFSGSSPMALHLARMVLRLSNKAVIYTNGGDSLGEQIKSDLTATGTDGAKSRITVDNRKIVGLSMKSTDSSDIVIKFEDGSEVVEGFLAHGPMGQINGPFAEQLGLELTPTGDIKTEGQMFETQVKGAFAVGDCATMMKAVSQAVGMGCLAAGAAAAQLGAELA, encoded by the exons ATGTCGACCGCAAACACCACTTTTGACGCCCTTGTTATAGGGGGCGGTCCAGCTGGACTATCGGTAGCAACCGGCCTCGTACGTCAGGTGTACAAAGTAGCCGTCTTTGATTCTGGAGTTTACCGCAATGCCGCGTCTAACCACATGCATAACTTCGCTGCGTGGGATCATAAGTCACCTGCCGAGTTTCGTTCGAAGGCTCGGCAAGACCTCTTAGACCGTTATGCAGACCTATTCCAGTTTGTCGACAAGCAGGTAGACGTTGCCAGGAAGACTGATTCTGGTtttgagcttgtcgatgCGGATGGGACTACTTGGACAGGCAAAAAGCTGTTCCTTGCTACAGGATGGAAGGATCTTTTCCCTGATATTCCCGGTTACTCAGAATGCTGGGCCAGAGGAAT TTTTCACTGCCTCTTCTGTCATGGGTATGAGGATCGAGGCAAGCCATCTGCAGGTGTCCTGGGTATGAACTTCAGTGGTAGCTCACCCATGGCACTCCATCTTGCTCGCATGGTCCTACGGCTCTCTAATAAAGCCGTGATTTATACCAACGGAGGAGACAGTCTTGGCGAACAGATCAAGTCCGACCTCACAGCCACTGGTACAGACGGGGCCAAAAGTCGCATCACAGTAGACAATCGCAAAATCGTGGGGCTTTCAATGAAGTCCACAGACAGCTCGGACATTGTGATCAAGTTCGAGGATGGTTCTGAGGTGGTTGAGGGATTTTTGGCCCACGGGCCGATGGGGCAGATTAATGGGCCTTTTGCCGAGCAGCTAGGACTTGAACTTACACCGACGGGCGATATCAAGACGGAGGGTCAGATGTTTGAGACTCAGGTCAAGGGAGCTTTTGCAGTGGGAGATTGTGCTACCATGATGAAGGCGGTGTCCCAGGCAGTTGGTATGGGATGTTTGGCAGCTGGTGCTGCGGCCGCTCAACTTGGCGCTGAGCTGGCTTGA
- a CDS encoding related to O-methyltransferase GliM: MSLIQTLVQLEASLTAFLSILTNDGVKRELQELLYNDKALPDKEILQRVTSVVDKLGEMQLILEPAHLILADHFFGYTDTKCLVAAVDLDVPGHLANGSKTLEHLAKVTHATPLRLGQILRPLYTKGIFSYEPATGEYALNHVSRLLLKDHATQWHNWVTLYGNQFFDIARGIPEAVKSGSTRCAAQVNFDTDLDMFAYFESQGWVPQLHKTLGGGAKAMAPGILVDYPWHEIGDKTVMDIGGGSGALLASLLRANPGMSGALFDRPAVIDHIIPFFTKGGQFEDLESQVPRGNLISGNFLEELPKYEAYTMKWCLHDWDDKTVVKILKNIREAIIATESSRLIVLESVLSDTRSGRLSVYGDINMMMTVNGQERTEDKWNELAERAGWRTERIWPLRNAWVQAIDLRP, from the exons ATGTCGCTTATTCAAACCCTTGTCCAGCTAGAGGCATCTTTAACAGCGTTCCTCTCGATACTGACTAACGATGGGGTCAAAAGAGAGTTGCAAGAGCTGTTATATAATGACAAAGCTTTGCCGGACAAGGAGATATTACAGCGTGTTACATCGGTAGTGGACAAGCTGGGAGAAATGCAATTGATTTTGGAACCGGCCCATCTTATCCTCGCGGATCATTTCTTTG GATACACTGATACCAAATGTCTTGTTGCAGCGGTAGACCTGGATGTTCCTGGTCATCTCGCCAATGGTTCGAAGACATTGGAGCACTTGGCTAAGGTGACCCATGCAACGCCACTTAGGCTAGGCCAAATCCTTCGTCCTCTCTACACTAAGGGCATCTTCTCCTATGAACCTGCGACGGGGGAGTACGCTTTGAACCATGTATCCAGACTATTACTGAAGGACCATGCAACTCAATGGCATAACTGGGTGACTCTGTATGGCAATCAATTCTTTGATATTGCAAGAGGCATCCCAGAAGCTGTTAAATCTGGCTCTACTCGATGCGCCGCACAGGTCAACTTCGACACAGACTTGGACATGTTTGCTTACTTTGAAAGCCAAGGCTGGGTCCCGCAACTACACAAGACCCTTGGAGGGGGTGCCAAGGCAATGGCCCCTGGAATTCTCGTAGATTATCCTTGGCACGAGATTGGAGATAAAACTGTCATGGATATCGGAGGAGGCAGTGGAGCTCTACTAGCTTCGCTCCTACGAGCTAACCCCGGGATGTCGGGAGCTCTCTTTGACCGACCGGCCGTGATAGATCACATCATTCCGTTCTTCACGAAAGGCGGTCAATTTGAAGACCTTGAAAGCCAAGTACCACGTGGTAATCTCATATCTGGGAATTTTCTTGAAGAATTGCCCAAGTATGAGGCTTACACAATGAAGTGGTGCCTTCATGACTGGGATGACAAGACAGTTGTCAAAATTCTAAAGAACATCCGGGAGGCAATCATTGCGACCGAGTCAAGCCGGTTGATAGTGCTAGAGTCCGTACTATCCGACACTCGGAGTGGCAGGCTTTCGGTATACGGAGACAtcaacatgatgatgactgtcAATGGCCAGGAAAGGACCGAAGATAAATGGAATGAACTAGCTGAGAGGGCTGGGTGGCGGACCGAGAGGATCTGGCCGTTGAGGAATGCTTGGGTACAGGCTATTGACTTGAGGCCATAA
- a CDS encoding related to proline oxidase, whose protein sequence is MSLIARRSLLRVTTPRAIGAPLTSYQHLQRFWMHSSELKSVISHHQRTNTVAEPPVVLPTAKSTTIEPKTIPLSILPLRMIIRSLIITSIYSSAILQNSSLRILWIIAHAENTILSHEKNPILKFLFKETFYAQFCAGETPAEVRSTVTGLRDIGFAGVILSHAKETAMQEEEAKAATTHDISEETAHDVTAEIQPWVDSVVETIKMTEPNDYVALKFSGAGRLALYNLSQNIGPSPYLSKSIHDICTLARQRRAHLLIDAEHDCLQEGVDKWTMTYARSHNSSVDTATIYGTYQAYRKVTPANISRHLAEAQEGGFTLGVKLVRGAYLDSDPRHCFHNTKAETDDCYNAISSAIITRQWGSVVDGNGEFPNVHMVLATHNAESVNQARAICDAGRAKTGIVFAQLQGMADEVGCELIQSNSGRNSVALPVYKYVVWGNLADCMKYLLRRAYENRDAIQRTERGRKVMWAELIRRCKMALSFSG, encoded by the coding sequence ATGAGTCTTATTGCTCGACGATCACTACTTCGGGTGACCACTCCTCGTGCTATCGGAGCCCCCTTAACGTCATaccaacatcttcaacgcttCTGGATGCACTCATCAGAGCTCAAAAGCGTGAtttctcaccatcaacgCACTAATACCGTCGCCGAACCTCCCGTGGTCCTTCCCACTGCCAAATCTACGACGATTGAGCCAAAAACAATCCCTTTATCTATTCTACCGTTGAGAATGATCATTCGGTCTTTGATTATCACCTCGATCTATTCTTCTGCTATACTCCAAAACTCATCTCTTCGAATCCTGTGGATTATAGCACACGCTGAGAATACTATTCTCAGTCATGAGAAAAATCCCATTCTCAAATTCCTTTTCAAGGAAACGTTTTACGCTCAATTCTGCGCGGGTGAGACTCCAGCTGAAGTACGATCTACTGTCACCGGTTTGAGAGACATCGGCTTTGCGGGTGTTATTTTGTCACACGCCAAAGAAACTGCCATgcaggaggaagaagcaaaggccgCTACCACTCACGACATTAGCGAGGAGACGGCTCATGATGTGACGGCCGAGATTCAGCCCTGGGTTGACAGTGTAGTTGAGACTATCAAGATGACTGAGCCCAATGACTATGTTGCACTCAAATTCTCTGGTGCAGGCCGTCTCGCTTTATACAACTTGTCTCAAAACATTGGTCCATCTCCATATCTGTCCAAGTCTATTCACGATATTTGCACCCTAGCCCGCCAACGACGTgctcatctcctcatcgatGCCGAGCACGATTGTCTGCAAGAGGGGGTTGACAAGTGGACCATGACTTATGCTCGAAGCCACAACTCATCAGTCGACACTGCAACTATTTATGGCACCTACCAGGCCTACAGAAAGGTAACGCCTGCGAATATATCACGGCATCTCGCAGAAGCTCAGGAAGGTGGCTTTACTCTCGGTGTAAAGCTTGTTCGTGGCGCCTACCTTGATTCTGACCCTCGTCACTGTTTCCATAATACGAAAGCCGAAACGGATGATTGCTATAATGCAATCTCGAGTGCCATTATTACCAGGCAGTGGGGTTCAGTTGTTGACGGAAATGGAGAGTTTCCTAATGTCCATATGGTTCTTGCTACCCACAACGCCGAGTCTGTTAACCAAGCTCGAGCAATATGTGACGCCGGAAGGGCCAAGACTGGGATTGTCTTTGCTCAACTCCAGGGGATGGCAGATGAAGTTGGCTGCGAGCTTATTCAATCTAACTCTGGCAGAAATTCCGTCGCCTTACCTGTTTATAAATATGTTGTTTGGGGGAATTTGGCGGACTGCATGAAGTATCTTCTTCGCCGTGCTTATGAGAATCGGGATGCAATTCAGCGCACGGAACGTGGACGAAAGGTTATGTGGGCTGAGCTTATTCGGAGATGCAAGATGGCTTTGTCCTTTTCTGGATAA